The genomic stretch GTCGAGGACGCCGTACGGCTCGGCGCGGACGCGGTCGGCTACACCCTGTACGTCGGTTCGCCGGCGCAGGATGAGGACTTCGCGCAATACCGCGTCGTGCGCCAGGAGGCCCAGCGGCTCGGCATGCCGCTGATCGTCTGGGCCTACCCACGCGGCCAGGCGATCGAGAACAAGGGCGGCAAGGACTCGTTCTACGCCGTGCACTACGCCGCGCGCGTCGCCAGTGAACTCGGCGCCGACGTTGTCAAAGTCAACTTCCCGCACCCGGAGAAACACACCTCGGTGCCCGCCGACTACACCGCCGAGTTCAGCAGCCAGGACGCGATCGACGCCGTCGTCAAAGCGGCCAACCGTACGATGGTGCTGGTCTCCGGCGGCAGCCGCGCGACCGACGAGGTCATGTTCGAAAAGGCCCAGGAGTCGATGTCCGCCGGCGCCACCGGTCTGATCTTCGGCCGCAACGTCTGGCAGCGCGACCACGAGGAGTCACTGCGTTTCGTCGACCGCCTACGGCAGATCCTCGCCAAATACCCGACCTCGTGAACGGACCTGGATCAGGTTCCCTGTTGGCGGCGGTCGACCCGGAACACGGGATAGTCGTCCGCGATTCGTTCGAACTCCGCCAACGGGGCCCGCCGGTCGACCGGCACATGTGCTCGCGCGCCCGGCGCCACGGCCAGGAAACGCCGCAGAACAGGCGCACGCTGTGCCGCTTCGAGCTCGACCAACTGGACCACTTCACGGCGGCCGTGCCGCAGCACCGCCTTGCCGTGAGCGGCCCTGACATTGGCGACCCAGTTCGCCTCCTGCCCCAGCATCGAGACGAGATAGCGTTCGCCCTGATAGCGGGTCACCACCAAGGGCAGCACCACGGTCGTGCCGGTTCGACGGCCGGTGACCTCGAGCGTGACCCAGTCCGGCGGGGCAAGGATCGCCGCCCCGAACAGCAACGCCGAAAGGCGGTTGAGGGCTCGGGCCACACGTCCCGGCCGCCCGCCGCGGTACATCCGCCGGCGCATCGCATCGGTGATGATCATCGTTGCCGCCTTGCTTCACGAGCGATGTAGACCGGGCAGTCGGCGTGGTGCAGCAGCTGAAGGCCGACGGAGCCGAGCAGCGTGCCTGCGATGATGCCGTGTCCACGGCTGCCGACAACGACCAGCTGAGCCGTGGTGGATGCCGCAACCAGCGCCGCGGCGGCGCTCTCGCCGGTCAGCACGACGTCGACCGGAACCTGGGGGTACTTGTCACGCCACGGCGCCAACTGCTTCTCCAGTGCCGCTCGCTCCTCCGCCTGCGGGCCTGGGCCACAGGCCCTGACGGCGATCAGGGTCGTGTTGCGGCCGGACGCCTCGTCGAGCGCGACCGACAGTACATGCTCCGCCGAGGGCGAGGAGTCGACGCCGACTGCGACCGGCCCCTCGATGAGGTCGCCGCCACGACCGCGCACGACGACCACCGGGCACGGCGCGTGCGTCGCCACGCGTTCGCTGACCGAGCCCAGCAGCAGACCGGAGAAACCGCCCCGCCCACGGCTGCCCAGCACGACCATCTGGGCAGTCTCGCATTCGGCCAGCAGCCGGGGCGCGACCCGGCCGATAACCGGGTCTCCCTCCACCTCGACGTCCCTCGCGCCGACTCGTGCCTCGTGGACGGCGGCGGTGGTCAGGTCCTCGGCGTGCTTGCGCGCCAGGTCGAAGTACTGGTTGCTCATGTCGTACCGCGCCTCACGCCACTCCCAGTCGTAGACGTGAGTGACGCGTAGCGGCAGATGCCGGCGGGATGCCTCTCGTGCGGCCCAGCGCACCGCCGCCTTGCTGGTCTCGGTGCCGTCTGCCGCAGCCATGATCGAATAGGGATACATGACTCTTCCTCTCTGCGTTTCCCTCAGCATCTCCCCGGCCGGGTCACCTCGACAGGGCGACAAGTCCCGGCGGGCCGGCCCCGAAGTCACTCGGACTTCGCCTACCGGCGGGATGACAGGACTTCCGGCCCTGACCCTGTTAGCAGCGCACAGCTAACGTGCTAATTGAGGAACCAGCCGGGAGGAGGCGAGAAGGATGACAACCACCACCAACACGAAGAGCGTGCGCGAGACGCCGCCCGCCAAGCAGTCGGCGAAACCCGAGGAGCGCCGGGAGCGCACCCGCCGGATCGGGCGCGAGATCGGCACACTGGCCGTCAACATGTACGAGCGCGGCGTGGCCGACGTCGTGGCCTTCGAGAAGGAAGCGGCGAAGATCGCGCCGTATCCGTGGGCGAAGACAGCGCTGACCACCAGCGCCGGTCTCGTCGAGGACGTCGGCGCCGCCTACGTCAAGACAGCGCGTCAGATTCTGCGCTAGCAGCACCACAACGCGGAGCAGCCCGGCCGCAACGTCGCGGCCGGGCTGCTCCGACGAGTGTGATCCGGTCAGATGAGCCAGCGGTTCTTCTGCACGAAGGGCAGCGACGCCCACCACTTGCCCAGACCCCACGTGTGGCCGGCGTAGGTGAGCGCGAGCACGATACCGGCCAGGCCGTAGACGACGTGGTAGTCGACGATCGGGTTGGTCGACCCACTGGGCTCACCACCGGTGGTGGTCTTGTCCGGCGGCCACTCCGCCGCCCACATCAACGCCATCATCACCGCACCCGCGACCGCGGCGATCCGCAGCCCGATACCGAGCACGAACGCCACACCGATAGCGAGCAGACCCAGCATGAACAGCCAGTCCGCCCACGCGTCACCGGCGATACCGCGGAAGAAACCGTCGAACGGACCGACCTCGACATTGGACAAGAAACCCTTGGTCGGCGAGCCACCGTTGATCCAGGCCCGGGCCGACGGAGTCGCAAAGCCCCATCCGAAGGTCTTGTCGAAGAACGCCCACAGGAACACAAAACCCGTGGCGATACGCAGCACCGCCAGCATACGCGCAGCGGTGTGGGTGAGCATGGAGCCGGGCGCCTCGACCTTCTCGAGGTGAGCGGCCGACCCCCGGCCGATGGTGGTCATGATGTCCTCCCTGACTATCGATGTGCTTACCTTCCGAACCTGCCGCAGACCCGCCGACGGCGCCCGAGGCGACCAGCCTGAACTGAACGGGACCAAAGTCCGGTCCTCAGCGGTGAGAAGCCGGACGCTTCCGACGACGAGCGGTCCCCGGCGGCCGGATGCGGTCGATGAGCTCCTCCAGCACCGGGCCTGCCACGATCAGCAGGGCCAGCGCCAACAGGATCGCGATGATGACGAACGACATGACGATCACCTCTCCCGGGCGATCAGCACGGGGCACTCCGCATGGTGCAGCAACTGCTGCCCGGCCGAGCCGAGGAGGGCCCCGCTGAGCGGACCCCGCCCGTGACTTCCCACGACCACCAGCTGCCCTGTGGCCGAAGCGGCGACGAGCGCCGCGGCGGCACTCTCGTGCGTGACGACGACCTCGACGCCGACGCGGGGAAATTTCGCCGCCCACGGCGCCAGCAGCTCGTCCAGAGCGGCTCGCTCGGCCGCGTCCTCCGACGGGGTGTCCACGTCGGCCGGCCGTACGTTGGCAAGCCACAGGGGAATGACCGGCAGATAGGAACGGACCACGGTCAAGGCCGCACCACGGGCCGCGGCCGCCTCGAAAGCCACCCCGAGCACATGCTCGGCGGCGGGCGAATCATCCACCCCCGCCACCACCGGTCCGTCCGGCCCCGCCCGGCCCCGAACGATGACCACCGGGCACGGCGCTTCCGACGCCATGCGCTGGCCCACGGAACCAAGCAGCAGACCGGCGAAACCACCGCGGCCACGATTACCGACAACCAGCATGACCGCGCCACGAGCGATTTCGAGCAAGCGGGGCGCCGCGCGCCCGATGAGCGTGCTGGTCGCGATCTCGATCCCCGGAGCAACGGCCCGGGCGCGAGCGCGAGCCGCCGACACGGTGGCCTCGGCAACGGCCTGCGCGACGTCGACATAATCCGTGCCGACGGTGAAGCGCGACTCGTTCCAGTCCCAGTCGAAAGCGTGCGCGATTCGCAGGGAGGCCTGACGTCGTCCAGCCTCACGGGCCGCCCATTCGACGGCCGCGGTACCGCAGGCCGTGCCATCCGTGCCCACCACGACGCTCGGGGTCCTCATGGCCTTCTCCCTTCGAGCTCCTGCCTCATCGTCAGGTGTGGCTGAGAAAAGGTGCAGGGCGTCAGGTCCCGTCCGAAAGGCCACAAGTCCCGGATCTGCCACGGGCGGCGCCCCGCACGTCCGGACGGGACCATTGACTCCGACAGTGCTGACAACAGGCCGTGCCGGACATGCAGAGCAGCCGCCTACCCTGCGGATATGAACACGGACTCGTCATCACTGCAGGCCAAGCCGGTGATGGTCGGCGTGAACGGTTCACATCCCGGGCCTGTTCTCGTGGACTTCGCGGTGGCCGAGGCGGTCCTGCTCGGGGTGCCGCTGGTCGTCACGCACGTCTGGCCCGGTCGCTACACAGGAGCCTTTCGCGGACGGGGTGCGGTCCCCTCGCCGGCCGACGCACAGCGGCTGCTGGCACTCTCGGCCGAACGCGCTCGCATGATCGCACCGGGTCTCGCCGTCAGCACCGAGTTGCTCGACGGTGGCGCCGGCGACGTTCTGAGCAGGGCCACGGAAAACGCGAGCCTGCTGGTGGTCGGTCACCGCGAGGAGGCGCATCCGAGGTCAGCGTGGGGCTCGACGACCGCCTATCTGGCGCACCACACCGCCTGCCCGCTGATGATCTATCGAGGTTCCGTGCCGGCGGACGGGCCGGTCGTGGTGTCGGCCTCCGCACGGCTCGACGGCGACACCACCCTCGCGTACGCCTTCGCACGCGCTCGCCAGACGGGTGCCTCCCTCGTGGTTGTTCACATGTGGATGCGACCGGGCGCCGAGGACGGTATTCCGCCCGTGGTGACCGCAGGAGGATACGCGGAGGAGCGGGCCGCGGCGGAACGAACCCTGACGTCAGCGCTCGCCCCCTTGGTTGTGAGGTTCTCCGACGTCGCGCTGGAACGCCTCGTCGTTCATGACCGCGACATGGCCAACACGCTCGAGCGAGCACTGCGCCGAGGCCGTCTGATGGTCGCCGGCACCGGCCGCAGTGGCGCCTTTGCCGAGATCCTCTGCGGCGCCGCGGATTCCCGGATCGGCCGGCGATCGACGTGTCCCACCGTGCTCATCCCATCAGGTCTGCCCGCGCGTGCCGGAGCCGGCCGTACCGCTGCCGACGGCGTCCGACGGGAGATCCGATGACGACCATGACCGCCGCCCCCGTGACGCGCGAGATTCTGACCGACTGCGTACGCACGGCCACAGCGGCCCCGTCTCTGCACAACAGTCAGCCGTGGCTCTTCCGGATCCGCGGTTCCCGGATCGAGATGTACGCCGATCCGACGCGCCGTCTGGACGTCGTGGACCCCGACGGCCGCGAGCAGTTCATCAGCGTCGGCGCAGCGGTGTTCACCCTGCGCCTGGCCATCCGCCGCGCCGGCTTCGGCTGCGACCTGGACCTGCTTCCCGATCCGGCCCGGCCGGATCTGGTGGCCCGGGTGGCCGCCATGCGGCCCCTCCCGGTCAGTGCGGGCGTGGAGGCGCTCGCGGCCGCTGTTCCGTACCGGCACACCAACCGCTGGCCGTTTGCCACCACGCCCGTGCCGGACGACGTGCTCGGTCGCCTGCAGGACGCCGCCCGCCGGGAGGGCACCATGCTGGCCGCGACACGGCCACCAGGCCGCGATGCCGTCCTTCGTCTGGCCCGCTCGGCCGATCACCAGCTCTATGAGCGGCCCGGCTACCGTGCGGAGCTGGCCGCCTGGGCCGCGCCGGAGGGCCGGTCGGACGGTATCCCGCGCTGGGCGCTGGGCGCGGGCGACGCGCTCAACATCCTGCCCATGCGTACCTTCGCCGAGCCGGCACGGCCACGCGACCGTTTCGAGCCGTCTCCCATCATCCTGGTGCTGGCCACCGCCGGCGACACCCGGGCCCACTGGATCCGGGCAGGTCAGGCTCTGCAGCGAGTGCTTCTCACCGCAACCTGGTACGACCTTGCCACGATGCCGTTGAGTCAACCGGTCGAAGTTCCGTCGGTCCGGCGTCTGCTCATCGACCCCGGCTCCGGTTTGTCGGCCCAGATGGTCCTGCGGATCGGCTACGGACGCACGATCGGCCGCACACCGCGCCGTCCGATGACCGAGGTGCTGTTGCCGAACGTCCGCCGGGCGGCCCGGAGGACTTCCGGCCCGCCGACCCATGACGGAATACTCAGGTGATCTTGCCGCGGGCGCGGGATGGTCGAAGCAGGATTCACCGAGGAGGAGCGATGTCGCCGGCTACCTTGACACGCCCGTTCACCCGGCCGGACCCGGCGCCGTCGCTCGATGCGGCGTTCAGCAGCAACGGGCCGGTTCTGGTCGCCGTTGACGACGAAGCCAACGCGGCAGTCCTGCTGAGCCGGGGGCATGACGCGGCGGTCCGGTTGGGGGTCACTCTGCGTGTCGTCTACATCTGGTCGCGGTGCCGCCCGCCGGACTGCTCCCATCACCGGCGGTGCCATCAGGACATGGAAGGGGCGAACCGCTTCTCGAGACGGCTGCTCGACGAGCATCTTCCCGAGGCGACAGCGCCGGTGGAACGCGAAGTAGTGCATGACGAGAACCCGGCGAGCGCTCTCGCCGCGCTCAGCGTCGGCGCGAGTCTGCTGCTCATCGGCGCCGAGGCGGCCGGTGGGGCTGTGGGAGAGACCACGCGGGCACTTCTCGGCCGGGCGGCCTGCCCCGTGACCGTCGTACGGGATCATCGTCGTTCCAGCGCCTCGGTGAACTGATGGCCCGTACGGGCGCCCTGATCCTGCTGCGGCACGGTCAGAGTGCCGGCAACGCAGCGGACGTGTTCACCGGCTGGTCCGATTCCCCGCTCAGCGAACTGGGCAGGTCGCAGGCACGCGGGGCGGCGGAGACGTTGCGGCGGCTCGGCGTCTCACCCACCGTCGTGCACACCTCCCTGCTCCGCCGGTCCATCACCACCGCAGAGATCGTGACGGACAGCCTGGGCTGTGGGTGGGTTCCGGTGTGCCGCACCTGGCGGCTCAACGAGCGGCACTACGGGGCCCTGACCGGCCGCCGCAAACGCGCGGTGGCAGCCGAAGTCGACTCCTCGGTGTTCCGTGCCTGGCGGCGTTCCTTCGCGACGGCCCCACCCGCGATGAGCGAACGTCACGCCGCGGCGATGTATGCCGATCCTCGCTATGCCACGCTCGGTCCGGAGGCCCGGCCGCTGACCGAGAGCCTTGCCGACGTCTGGGTGCGGATGCGGCCGTACTGGACCGATGTTCTGTATCCCCAGCTGGCGGCCGGCGGCACACCGCTGGTCGTGGGTCACGGCAACAGCCTGCGAGCCCTCGTGATGTTCCTGGAAGGGCTCAGCCCGGCCGAGGTGGAGCTGCTGGACGTCCCGACCGCCGCACCGATGCGCTACGAGCTCGACCAGCGGGGGCGGCTGGTCGCCGGCGCCGGCGGGCGATATCTCGATCCGGTCACCGCCCAGGAGCCGATCAGGACCGGCCCCGGATGATCGTGGCCGGCCGAGTCCCGGCCGCGCCACGGCGTCGGGACTTAAGTCCCGAGTTCCGTCGACGATCGACCCGGGCGGTGGACGGCGGACGGCGAGGATCGTCGGGGGTGACGACCCGGCAGGCCGGTTCCCGGCCTGGGAAGGAGACCCCGATGACTATCTCAGCCACCGTGGACGCGCTGGTCACCGGCGCTCAGAAGGCGCTCGCCGATTACTCGCCCCTCGATCAGGAACAGATCGACCGGATCGTCAAGAAGGCCTCCGTGGCCGCTCTCGACCAGCACGCGCGGCTGGCCCGGCTCGCCGTTGAGGAAACCGGCCGTGGCGTCTTCGAGGACAAGGCCGTCAAGAACATCTTCGCCTGCGAGCACGTGACCCACGGGATGGCCAAGGTGCGCACGGTCGGGGTGATCAGCGAGGACGAGATCAACGGCATTGTCGAGATCGCCGACCCGGTCGGCGTGGTCGCGGGCATCACGCCCGTGACCAACCCGACCTCGACCACCATCTTCAAGGCGTTGCTGGCGCTCAAGACCCGCAACCCGATTGTGTTCGCCTTCCACCCGGCCGCTCAGCGGTGCAGCGCGGAGGCTGCCCGCGTGGTACGCGACGCGGCTGTGTCCGCCGGCGCGCCGGAGCTGTGCATCCAATGGATCGAGGAGCCGTCGGTCGAGACCACCACGGCGCTCATGCACCACCCCGGAATCTCGACCATCCTGGCCACCGGCGGCAACGCCATGGTGCGGGCCGCCTACTCCGCGGGCAAACCCGCGCTGGGTGTCGGCGCCGGCAACGTTCCGGCATACATCGACGCCACAGCCAAACTCGAGCGGGCCGTCCACGACATCGTGCTGTCCAAGTCCTTCGACAACGGCATGATCTGCGCCTCCGAACAGGCCGTGATCGTTGACGACGAGATCTACGACGCGACGCTGACCGGGTTCGGCCGGCTGCACGCCTACCTCGCCACGGTTGAGGAGAAGGCGATGCTGGAGCAGTTCATCTTCGGTGTGGGCGCGAACGGCTCCGGGTGCGACGGGGCCCGCCTCAACGCGGATGTGGTGGGCCGGTCGGCGGCCTGGATCGCCGAGCAGGCCGGCTTCCACGTGCCGGAGCAGACCTCGATCATCCTCGCCGAGGTCGAGGAGGTCGGGCCGGCCGAGCCATTGACGCGGGAGAAGCTGGCGCCGGTCCTGGCGGTGCTCCGTGCCCGGTCACGTGAGGAAGGCATGCAGCTGGCCGCCGAGATGGTGGAGTTCCACGGGCTCGGTCACAGTGCGGTCATTCACGCCGAGGACGAGGACCTGGTCAAGGAGTTCGGCCGCCGGATGAAGGCGGTCCGGATCATCTGGAACTCCCCCGCGTCCCAGGGCGGGATCGGGGACATGTACAACGCTTTCCTGCCCTCGCTCACCCTGGGTTGCGGCAGCTACGGCGGCAACTCGGTGTCGGACAACATCTCCGCCGTCAACCTGATCAACATCAAGCGGATCGGGCGCCGCACCAACAATCTGCAGTGGTTCAAGGTGCCCTCGAAGATCTTCTTCGAGCCGCACGCCATCCGTTACCTGGCTGACATGCCCGAGGTCGAGCGTGTGACGGTGGTGGCCGACGAGACCATGACCCGGCTCGGGTTCGTCGATCGGGTCAACCGGGTGCTGCAGAGCCGGCCGAACCGGATCGCTCTGCAGATCATCGACGACGTGGAGCCCGAGCCGGAGATGACGACGGTGGAGCGCGGCGCGGCCCTGATGCGCTCCTTCCGCCCCGACACGATCATCGCCCTGGGCGGGGGCTCGGCCATGGACGCGGCCAAGGTCATGTGGCTGAAGTACGAGCACCCCGAGGTCGACTTCGACGACATGCGCGAGAAGTTCTTCGACATCAGGAAGCGTGCGTTCGCCTTTCCCGCCCTCGGTGCGCTGGCGCGGCTGGTGTGCATCCCCACGACGTCGGGCACCGGCGCCGAAGTGACCCCGTTCGCGGTCATCACCGATCACCGCACCGGCAAGAAGTATCCCCTGGCCGATTACGCGCTCACCCCGACGGTCGCCATTGTCGACCCCGAGCTGGCTGCCAGCCTGCCGCGCACCATCGCGGCGGACAGCGGCTTCGATGCCCTGACCCACGCCATCGAGACGTACGTGTCGGTCTATGCCAACGACTTCACCGACGGCCTGGCCCTGCACGCCATCCGCCTGATCTTCGCCAACCTCGAACGATCGGTCACGACGGGAGATCCCGAGGCACGCGAGCACATGCACAACGCCGGAACAGTTGCCGGAATGGCCTTCGGCAGCGCCTTCCTCGGGGTGGTGCACGCGATGTCACACACGTTGGGCGCCACCTTCCACATCGCGCACGGGCGCACCAACGCGGTCCTGCTCCCGCACGTCATTCGCTACAACGGCACCGTGCCGTCCAAGCTGTCGAGCTGGCCGAAGTACGAGAGCTACCGGGCGCCGGAACGCTTCGCCGACATCGCGCGGACCCTGGGCCTTCCGGCCGCTACGCCCGCGGACGGGGTGGCCTCCCTCGCCGAGGCGGTGGAGAAGCTGCGTGACGCCGTCGGCATCGAGCCCTCGTTCGCCAAGATCGGCGTCGACGAGGAAAGCTTCCTCGCCGCTCTGCCGCAGCAGGCGCTCAACGCGTACGAGGATCAGTGCGCGCCGGCCAATCCGCGGATGCCGATGATCGACGATCTCGAGCGCCTGATGCGGGACGCGTACTACGGCTGACCACCGCGAAGACAGGACCTTCGGCCCTGACCAACCGTGCGGTCGCAGGCCACGGTGAACGGCACACTGTTCTGGAGGTTTCCACCGTGACCGGGTACGACGACGAGGACCTACGAGCGGCCGCGGAGGCCGGCCGGCACGCACCCTCGATGCACAACAGCCAGCCGTGGCTGTTCCGCTTGCGCGACGGCGCCGTCGAGATCCTGGCCGACACCACCCGGCAGCTGCCCGTCGCCGACCGCTCCGGCGGGGCAGCCCGGCTGGCTTGCGGGGCCGCCTGCTACAACGCCAGGCTGGCGCTGGCGGTCCGCGGCCGGCCGGCGGAGGCATTGCTGCGTCCGGCCGTGGACGAGCCGGAGCTGCTGGTGCGGCTCGTCCCCGAGGCGAGCCGCAGGCCGACCTCGGCCGAGCGCGCGCTGTTCGCCGCCATCCCCCGCCGGCACAGCAATCGGGCGCCGTTTCACCCCGACCCGGTGCCACCGGCGATCCGGATCAAACTCATCGAGGCGGCCCGGGACGAGGGAGCATGGCTCGACCTGCTGGTCGGCATGACCGCGATGACCGGCTTCGCCGAGATCGCCGGCAGCGCCGATCGGGTCCTGCGGCGAGATGGCCTCTACCAGGCCGAAATGCTGGGGTGGACACACGCCGGCCTGGCCGCCGACGGCGTACCGGCGGGCGCCGGGGCGCCCCTGCCCGAACCGTACGACCTGCTGCCGCAACGGTTCTTCGGCACGCAACGACGTGTGGACGGCGAGGACTACGAACCTGAGCCGTTGGTGGCCGTGCTGGGAGTGAGCGGCGACCTGCCGATCGACCACCTCACCGCCGGTCAGGCCCTGCAGAAGGTCTTGCTCACCGCCACCGAGGCCGGTCTCGCCGCGTCGATGATCTCGCAGCCCATCGAGGTCGGCGCCGCCCGCGACCAGTTGCGCCGCTCGCTCGGACGCTCCGGCTTCCCGCAGATGACGATCCGTCTGGGCTACGGCGATCCCACCGTCCCGGCACTGCGGCGTTCCCTCGACGACGTCCTGGTCCATCACCCCGCCGATCGGCGCTGACTGCCGGAGGTCGAAAAGCCCTCTGCTCGGGACGTAGGCCCCTGCCGTTCTCCGCCGGTGAGGCGAAGGCTGGGCACAAGACCTGTCCACCGCGCACGTCTGTGAGGCGGCGATGACCAGCTACGGCGACCTGACGCCGATCCGTTCCGCGTTGCGGCGGGTCACGCCACAGCGAGCCCTGCACCGGGCCGGCCTGTCCGAGGAACCGGAGGTGCCGCGGCCGACGGATGCGCCGGAGGTCGCCGCGTTGCTGACCGACGAGGGTTTCGCCTCCGCGGTCGCCGGCGTCGCCTGCGAACTCGGCCGGGATCCCCGCGATGTGCGCGCCGAGGCGGCCGTTTATCTGCGTGAGATGGGCGCCACCCAGACCAGACGCGCGACCAGCGATTGGGCGCGGTTCAGCCGCTGGCTCACCCGGGCGCACGAGCTGGTCGGGGATCCCGAGCAGGCCCGGCGGCTACGATCCCTGGATCGCAAGCAGTCGTTGCTGTTCCCCTTCTCGCACCGCTCGTACCTGGACGGCATCACGGTGCCGGCCGCGATCCGCCGCAACGGCATCACGCCGCCGTTCGTGCTCGCCGGCGCCAACCTCGACGTCTTTCCGTTCAACCATCTGCTCCGCCGGTCGGGGTTCATCTACATCAGGCGATCCACCACCGACAATCCCGTCTATCGATGCGCGCTGCGGTGGTACGTGGCCCAGTTGATCCGGAACCGGCGCAACCTGTGCTGGTCGATCGAGGGTGGCCGGACCCGGACGGGCAAGCTCCGTCCGCCGACGTACGGCTTGTTGCGCTACGTGATCGACGCGCTCGGCACGCAGCCCGGCGCTCAGGCTTCGATCGTGCCGGTCTCCATCGTGTACGAGCAGTTGCATGAGGTGCCGCTGGTGACCATGGAGGCGCGCGGCGTCACCAAGCGGCCGGAGGATCTGCGCTGGCTGTGGGCCTTCAGCCGGTCCCAGCGGCAGCCGTTCGGCCGGGCGTTCGTCGAGTTCGGCGATCCCGTGCCCCTCGCCGGGCGGCTTGCCGAGCTACGGGCCGATGCCCGGGCCGCGCCGCACGCCGTCGAACGCATCGCCCTCGAGACCTGTCACCGCATCAACCGTGCGACGCCGGTGACGACCACGGCCGTCGTCTGTCTCGCCCTGCTGGCCACCGATCGAGCCCTGACGCTGGACCAGGTGCTCGCCACGGTGGCGCCCCTGGCCCGCTATTTCGCCCTGCGGGGCAAGCCGGTCGCCGGAGCGGCGGATCTCACCGACCGCGCCACGGTGCACCGCGCGCTCGACGACCTGGTCCGTTCCGGAGTGCTGGTCAGCGTCGACGGAGCCACCGACACGATCTGGACGGTCGCGCCGGGACAGCATCTCGTGGCGGCGTTCTATCGCAACACAGCCGTGCACACACTCGTCGACCGGGCGGTCGGTGAGCTCGGCCTGGTCGCCGCCATGGAGGGCGGCGAGAACGGTCTGGCCACCGCCGACCGCGCCACCTTGCGGCTGCGTGACCTGCTCAAGTTCGACTTTTTCTTCCCGTCCCGCGCCGAGTTCGCCGGCGAGATGGCCGCCGAGCTCGCCCTCGTCGACCCTCGGCAGGCCTCCGGGTTGCACGAGTTCACGCCGGCCGACGCCGGACGCTGGCTGCGCGACAGCGACCTGCTGGTCGCGCATCTGGTGCTGCGGCCCTTCCTGGACGCCTACCTGGTCGTGGCCGAGGAACTGGCAACCTGGGACGACGAGGACCCGTTCGACGAGACGACGTTCCTCGACGAATGCCTGCGCCTGGGCCGGCAGTGGGCCCTGCAGAAACGACTGGCCAGCGAGGAGTCCGTATCGCTGGAGCTGTTCAGGCCGGCGCTGCGGCTGGCCGAGCACCGTGGCCTGGTCGCGCCCGGGCCGGGAACGTCGAAGCGACGCGCCGAGTTCCGCGAGGAGATCCGGGAGACCGTACGTCGGCTCAATGCGCTCGCAACGCTGCAACAGGAGAACCCGTCATGACCGTCACCTGCCCCGACATCATCGAAACCGTCTGCGGCGGAGCGGCCGGGTCGAAGATCGCCGCGTTCTTCGACCTCGACGGAACGCTGGTACGCGGATTCACCGCCGAGAGCATCCTGCGCGACCAGCTCCGGCGAGGCCAGATCGGCCCGGCGGAGCTCGCCCGCCTCGTCGCCGCGGTGCCGGAAGGCCACGAGAGAATCGGTCGGATCGGCATCGAGGCCTTACGCGGCCGGACCGTCGATGAGATGACCGACGTGGGCCTGCGAACGTTCGTCAACGAGATCGCCGGCGCGATCCGGCCGGAGGCCCGGAATCTCGTACGCGCGCACCTGCGAATGGGGCACACGGTGGTCATCGCGTCCTCCGCGACCCGGATCCAGATCGAGCCGGTCGCCCGTGACCTGGGCATTCCGCACATCGTCTGCACGGAGCTGGAGGCCGACGGCGGCGTCCTCACGGGGCACAGCGCCGCCGGCCTGCTCTGGGGCCGGCCGAAGGCCGCGGCCGTGCG from Paractinoplanes brasiliensis encodes the following:
- a CDS encoding class I fructose-bisphosphate aldolase; translated protein: MSTRLRLAGCGLSAGKRTRLHRILYRHGLGNGTALFLPYDQGLEHGPRDFFADPIAGDPRYIIRLALEGGFNGIAIQIGLAEKFYWDYAGEVPLILKLNGKTDIPDDARALSPVHASVEDAVRLGADAVGYTLYVGSPAQDEDFAQYRVVRQEAQRLGMPLIVWAYPRGQAIENKGGKDSFYAVHYAARVASELGADVVKVNFPHPEKHTSVPADYTAEFSSQDAIDAVVKAANRTMVLVSGGSRATDEVMFEKAQESMSAGATGLIFGRNVWQRDHEESLRFVDRLRQILAKYPTS
- a CDS encoding nitroreductase/quinone reductase family protein; the encoded protein is MIITDAMRRRMYRGGRPGRVARALNRLSALLFGAAILAPPDWVTLEVTGRRTGTTVVLPLVVTRYQGERYLVSMLGQEANWVANVRAAHGKAVLRHGRREVVQLVELEAAQRAPVLRRFLAVAPGARAHVPVDRRAPLAEFERIADDYPVFRVDRRQQGT
- a CDS encoding universal stress protein, yielding MYPYSIMAAADGTETSKAAVRWAAREASRRHLPLRVTHVYDWEWREARYDMSNQYFDLARKHAEDLTTAAVHEARVGARDVEVEGDPVIGRVAPRLLAECETAQMVVLGSRGRGGFSGLLLGSVSERVATHAPCPVVVVRGRGGDLIEGPVAVGVDSSPSAEHVLSVALDEASGRNTTLIAVRACGPGPQAEERAALEKQLAPWRDKYPQVPVDVVLTGESAAAALVAASTTAQLVVVGSRGHGIIAGTLLGSVGLQLLHHADCPVYIAREARRQR
- a CDS encoding DoxX family membrane protein produces the protein MTTIGRGSAAHLEKVEAPGSMLTHTAARMLAVLRIATGFVFLWAFFDKTFGWGFATPSARAWINGGSPTKGFLSNVEVGPFDGFFRGIAGDAWADWLFMLGLLAIGVAFVLGIGLRIAAVAGAVMMALMWAAEWPPDKTTTGGEPSGSTNPIVDYHVVYGLAGIVLALTYAGHTWGLGKWWASLPFVQKNRWLI
- a CDS encoding universal stress protein — its product is MRTPSVVVGTDGTACGTAAVEWAAREAGRRQASLRIAHAFDWDWNESRFTVGTDYVDVAQAVAEATVSAARARARAVAPGIEIATSTLIGRAAPRLLEIARGAVMLVVGNRGRGGFAGLLLGSVGQRMASEAPCPVVIVRGRAGPDGPVVAGVDDSPAAEHVLGVAFEAAAARGAALTVVRSYLPVIPLWLANVRPADVDTPSEDAAERAALDELLAPWAAKFPRVGVEVVVTHESAAAALVAASATGQLVVVGSHGRGPLSGALLGSAGQQLLHHAECPVLIARER
- a CDS encoding universal stress protein gives rise to the protein MVGVNGSHPGPVLVDFAVAEAVLLGVPLVVTHVWPGRYTGAFRGRGAVPSPADAQRLLALSAERARMIAPGLAVSTELLDGGAGDVLSRATENASLLVVGHREEAHPRSAWGSTTAYLAHHTACPLMIYRGSVPADGPVVVSASARLDGDTTLAYAFARARQTGASLVVVHMWMRPGAEDGIPPVVTAGGYAEERAAAERTLTSALAPLVVRFSDVALERLVVHDRDMANTLERALRRGRLMVAGTGRSGAFAEILCGAADSRIGRRSTCPTVLIPSGLPARAGAGRTAADGVRREIR
- a CDS encoding Acg family FMN-binding oxidoreductase, yielding MTTMTAAPVTREILTDCVRTATAAPSLHNSQPWLFRIRGSRIEMYADPTRRLDVVDPDGREQFISVGAAVFTLRLAIRRAGFGCDLDLLPDPARPDLVARVAAMRPLPVSAGVEALAAAVPYRHTNRWPFATTPVPDDVLGRLQDAARREGTMLAATRPPGRDAVLRLARSADHQLYERPGYRAELAAWAAPEGRSDGIPRWALGAGDALNILPMRTFAEPARPRDRFEPSPIILVLATAGDTRAHWIRAGQALQRVLLTATWYDLATMPLSQPVEVPSVRRLLIDPGSGLSAQMVLRIGYGRTIGRTPRRPMTEVLLPNVRRAARRTSGPPTHDGILR